Proteins from a single region of Erythrobacter sp.:
- a CDS encoding right-handed parallel beta-helix repeat-containing protein translates to MMNKRLTSAAALGLIAATALPSASLVAQPAAPAAAAFTVVETGREYSSLQDAIDAVGNSRATIRIAPGTYRECAVQEQGVIVYEAAEPGSATLAGRACEGKAALVLRGTGAEIRGLGFTGINVDDGNGAGIRLEAGMLNVAYARFTNSQQGILTAADPSIRVYILRSTFSGLGTCENDAGCAHSLYIGDIASLTVRESRFERGTGGHYLKARAAEVTIENNSFDDANGRTTNYMIDLPAGSRGRIADNWFVQGRDKENYAAFIALGAEDILHPSAGLRIESNEARFVPGLSRQSAFLADWTGERVVMQGNRLAGGITQFEKR, encoded by the coding sequence ATGATGAACAAGCGCCTGACTTCCGCCGCCGCCCTTGGCCTCATTGCGGCCACCGCCCTGCCTTCGGCCAGCCTCGTCGCCCAGCCTGCCGCGCCTGCTGCGGCTGCCTTCACCGTCGTCGAAACCGGGCGGGAGTATTCGAGCCTGCAGGACGCGATCGACGCGGTCGGCAACAGCCGCGCCACGATCCGCATCGCGCCCGGCACCTACCGCGAATGTGCGGTGCAGGAGCAGGGGGTGATCGTTTACGAGGCCGCCGAACCCGGCAGTGCCACGCTGGCGGGCCGCGCCTGCGAGGGCAAAGCGGCGCTGGTGCTGCGCGGCACGGGGGCGGAGATTCGCGGGCTCGGCTTCACCGGCATCAATGTCGATGACGGCAATGGTGCCGGCATCCGGCTGGAGGCGGGCATGCTCAATGTCGCCTATGCGCGCTTCACCAACAGCCAGCAGGGCATCCTCACCGCCGCCGATCCTTCGATCCGCGTCTATATCCTCCGCTCGACCTTCTCGGGGCTGGGCACCTGCGAGAACGACGCGGGCTGCGCGCATTCGCTCTATATCGGCGACATCGCCTCGCTCACCGTGCGCGAGAGCCGGTTTGAGCGCGGCACCGGCGGCCATTACCTCAAGGCCCGCGCCGCCGAGGTCACCATCGAGAACAACAGCTTCGACGACGCGAACGGGCGCACCACCAATTACATGATCGATCTGCCCGCCGGATCGCGCGGCCGGATTGCCGACAACTGGTTCGTGCAGGGCCGCGACAAGGAGAACTACGCCGCCTTTATCGCGCTGGGGGCGGAGGACATCCTCCACCCCTCGGCGGGCCTCAGGATCGAGAGCAACGAAGCCCGCTTCGTCCCCGGCCTCAGCCGCCAGAGCGCCTTCCTCGCCGACTGGACCGGCGAGCGCGTGGTGATGCAGGGCAACCGGCTGGCGGGCGGGATCACGCAGTTCGAGAAGCGTTAG
- a CDS encoding N-acetyltransferase: protein MTAVTFREERPGDEAAIHDMVRRAFIGRPYADGDEQEVVDRLRADGDLLLSLVAEQDGAIIGQITYSPALLVNGDQGWVVLGPVAVDPAHQGRGIGRALIDAGEEIMRGRGAAGITVLGNPAIYGRFGFEQNTPMWLAGELGWAFQVKSLNGTIPATEQRYVRAFDPPEA, encoded by the coding sequence GTGACCGCCGTCACCTTCCGCGAGGAACGCCCCGGCGACGAGGCGGCGATCCACGACATGGTGCGGCGCGCCTTTATCGGCCGCCCCTATGCCGACGGCGACGAGCAGGAGGTTGTCGACCGGCTGCGCGCCGACGGTGATCTGCTGCTATCGTTGGTGGCCGAACAGGACGGGGCGATCATCGGCCAGATCACCTATTCGCCCGCCTTGCTGGTGAACGGTGATCAAGGCTGGGTGGTGCTCGGGCCGGTCGCGGTCGATCCGGCCCATCAGGGGCGAGGGATTGGTCGCGCGCTGATCGACGCGGGCGAAGAGATCATGCGCGGGCGCGGCGCTGCGGGGATCACGGTGCTCGGCAATCCCGCGATCTACGGGCGCTTCGGGTTTGAACAGAACACGCCAATGTGGCTCGCCGGGGAGCTGGGCTGGGCGTTTCAGGTCAAGAGCTTGAACGGAACGATCCCCGCGACCGAACAGCGCTATGTCCGCGCTTTTGATCCCCCCGAGGCCTAA
- the ribA gene encoding GTP cyclohydrolase II codes for MDALRHGWPLAFDGGPVLLPVETAIAQGAEAERMLISAARAATLKLANQREAAVPHAPVLIAGGEAFTLRDALPVADPALDLGNPLKGPFKAVSLEWAETAAAALELARIAGILPAFLVDPVDAGEAVPVAASDLAAYADAGALRIVTRARLPVSACEDAEIVAFRSAADLREHVALIIGTQSGDRQPLVRLHSECLTGDILGSLKCDCGPQLDAALHAMAHEARDSGGWGVLLYMRQEGRGIGLVNKLRAYRLQDQGFDTVEANQRLGLPDEARDFPVAARMLELLGAGTIRLLTNNPAKVSALEAAGITVSERVPHQLPENPHNARYLATKRDRSGHLLL; via the coding sequence GTGGATGCGCTGCGCCACGGCTGGCCGCTGGCGTTTGATGGCGGCCCGGTTCTGCTCCCGGTCGAGACCGCGATTGCGCAAGGAGCGGAAGCTGAGCGGATGCTGATCTCCGCCGCGCGCGCCGCCACGCTGAAGCTCGCCAACCAGCGCGAGGCGGCTGTTCCCCACGCTCCCGTCCTGATCGCAGGGGGCGAGGCCTTCACCCTGCGCGATGCGCTGCCGGTGGCCGACCCCGCGCTCGATCTCGGCAATCCGCTCAAAGGCCCGTTCAAGGCGGTGAGCCTCGAATGGGCCGAGACAGCTGCCGCCGCGCTCGAACTGGCGCGGATCGCGGGGATCCTGCCCGCGTTTCTGGTCGATCCGGTGGATGCGGGCGAGGCAGTGCCGGTCGCGGCGAGCGATCTCGCCGCCTATGCCGACGCGGGCGCCTTGCGCATCGTCACCCGCGCGCGCCTGCCGGTCTCGGCTTGCGAGGATGCCGAAATCGTCGCCTTCCGCTCGGCGGCGGACCTGCGCGAACATGTCGCGCTGATCATCGGCACGCAGTCAGGCGACCGCCAGCCGCTGGTGCGGCTCCATTCGGAGTGTCTGACGGGCGACATCCTCGGCAGCCTCAAATGCGACTGCGGCCCGCAACTCGACGCCGCGCTCCACGCCATGGCGCACGAGGCGCGGGACAGCGGCGGATGGGGCGTGCTGCTCTACATGCGGCAGGAGGGGCGCGGGATCGGTCTCGTCAACAAGTTGCGCGCCTACCGCCTGCAGGATCAGGGGTTCGATACAGTCGAGGCCAACCAGCGCTTGGGCCTGCCCGATGAAGCGCGCGATTTCCCGGTGGCGGCGCGGATGCTGGAGCTATTGGGGGCGGGCACGATCCGCCTGCTGACGAACAACCCGGCCAAGGTCTCGGCGCTGGAGGCGGCGGGGATCACGGTCAGCGAGCGCGTGCCGCACCAGCTCCCGGAGAACCCCCACAACGCCCGCTATCTGGCGACCAAGCGCGATCGGTCAGGGCATCTACTGTTGTGA
- a CDS encoding exodeoxyribonuclease III gives MLSVATWNINSARLRVGLIEKLLTEAAPDILCLQEIKCESHLFPAEALASLGYTHQAVSGQKGYHGVATVSRVPIREVTRHDWQDNGEARHIGVEVLGRDLLVENVYVPAGGDVPDREVNTKFGQKLDFLGRMTRWADTLDRPTLIVGDFNIAPLESDVWSHKQLLKVVSHTPIEVETLGRFQDAHGWVDLGRQYIPAPQRYYSWWSYRNPAWQENDKGRRLDHMWASPAVAKQSRAHRVLEDARAWEQPSDHVPLITEFDL, from the coding sequence ATGCTGTCTGTTGCCACCTGGAACATCAACTCGGCGCGCCTGCGCGTGGGCCTCATCGAAAAACTGCTCACCGAGGCCGCGCCCGACATCCTGTGCCTGCAGGAAATCAAGTGCGAGAGCCACCTCTTCCCGGCCGAGGCGCTTGCCAGCCTGGGCTACACCCATCAGGCGGTGAGCGGGCAGAAGGGCTATCACGGGGTCGCCACGGTGAGCCGCGTGCCGATCCGCGAAGTGACCCGCCACGACTGGCAGGACAATGGCGAGGCGCGGCATATCGGGGTCGAGGTGCTGGGCCGCGATCTGCTGGTCGAGAATGTCTATGTCCCCGCCGGCGGCGATGTGCCGGACCGCGAAGTGAACACAAAGTTCGGCCAGAAGCTCGATTTCCTCGGGCGGATGACGCGCTGGGCCGACACGCTTGATCGTCCCACGCTGATCGTCGGCGATTTCAACATCGCCCCGCTCGAAAGCGATGTGTGGAGCCACAAGCAGCTTCTGAAGGTCGTCAGCCATACGCCGATCGAGGTCGAAACGCTGGGCCGTTTTCAGGACGCCCACGGCTGGGTCGATCTCGGCCGCCAGTACATCCCCGCGCCGCAGCGCTACTATTCGTGGTGGAGCTATCGCAATCCCGCCTGGCAGGAGAACGACAAGGGCCGCCGCCTCGATCACATGTGGGCCTCGCCCGCAGTGGCGAAGCAGTCCCGCGCGCACCGCGTGCTGGAGGATGCCCGCGCGTGGGAGCAGCCGTCGGATCACGTGCCGCTGATCACGGAGTTTGACCTCTGA
- a CDS encoding alkaline phosphatase, with amino-acid sequence MTRTLFAALLLASTIATPAFAKERRHAPPPEPKAKNVILFIGDGMGISTITAARIYAGQKQGQTGEEFQLSFEKFPNAALVKTYNTNAQVPDSAGTATAIHSGQKTRIGVLGIGPAAEKGVCKDALANPLPLLGEEVKTRGLALGIVTTTRITHATPASVYSRSADRDWESDTNIPADQQHGCKDIALQLAEAQFDVALGGGTAMFYGKAGGGRRADAAADLPAAWAAKNGGVVVRDAAGLAAAPMNKPVLGLFNPSHMTFMAERKPDSSEPTLTDMTAAAIARLKADPDGFYLMVEGGRIDHGHHAGQAGYALEEAVELARAVQYAVENTDPAETLIMVTADHSHVFTIAGYPKRGNDILGLVVPPKGNGEDGGDGVSPLLAADGKPYTTLGYANGPGAVSGERPMPQTGIAARQQALVPTGIETHGGEDVALFATGPGAERAHGVIEQNVIYSIIRKALGWDK; translated from the coding sequence ATGACCCGCACCCTGTTCGCCGCCCTGCTCCTCGCCAGCACCATCGCCACCCCCGCGTTCGCCAAGGAGCGGCGTCACGCGCCCCCACCCGAACCGAAGGCGAAGAACGTGATCCTGTTCATCGGCGACGGCATGGGCATCTCCACCATCACCGCCGCGCGCATCTATGCCGGGCAGAAGCAGGGTCAGACCGGCGAGGAATTCCAGCTCAGCTTTGAAAAGTTCCCCAATGCCGCGCTGGTCAAGACCTACAACACCAACGCGCAGGTGCCCGACAGCGCGGGCACCGCGACCGCGATCCACTCCGGACAGAAGACCCGCATCGGGGTGCTCGGCATCGGGCCGGCGGCGGAAAAAGGCGTGTGCAAGGATGCGCTGGCGAACCCGCTGCCGCTGCTGGGCGAAGAGGTGAAGACGCGCGGTCTTGCGCTCGGGATCGTCACCACCACCCGCATCACCCACGCCACGCCGGCGAGCGTCTATTCGCGCTCGGCTGACCGTGACTGGGAAAGCGACACCAACATCCCCGCCGACCAGCAGCACGGGTGCAAGGACATCGCGCTGCAACTGGCCGAAGCGCAGTTCGACGTCGCGCTCGGCGGGGGCACCGCGATGTTCTACGGCAAGGCAGGCGGCGGCAGGCGCGCCGATGCGGCGGCTGATCTTCCCGCTGCATGGGCCGCGAAGAATGGCGGGGTGGTGGTGAGGGACGCCGCCGGGCTCGCTGCCGCGCCGATGAACAAGCCGGTGCTCGGCCTGTTCAACCCCAGCCACATGACCTTCATGGCAGAGCGCAAGCCGGACTCGTCCGAACCGACCCTTACGGACATGACCGCTGCTGCGATCGCGCGGCTGAAGGCCGATCCTGACGGGTTCTACCTGATGGTCGAGGGCGGACGCATCGATCACGGCCACCATGCGGGGCAGGCGGGCTATGCGCTCGAAGAGGCGGTCGAACTCGCGCGGGCGGTGCAATATGCGGTCGAGAACACCGATCCCGCCGAGACGCTGATCATGGTCACCGCCGATCACAGCCATGTCTTCACGATCGCGGGCTATCCCAAGCGCGGGAACGACATTCTCGGGCTGGTGGTGCCGCCCAAGGGCAACGGTGAGGATGGCGGCGATGGGGTCTCGCCGCTGCTGGCCGCCGACGGCAAGCCCTATACCACATTGGGCTATGCCAATGGTCCGGGCGCGGTGAGCGGCGAGCGCCCCATGCCGCAGACCGGCATCGCCGCGCGCCAGCAGGCGCTGGTGCCGACCGGCATCGAAACCCACGGCGGCGAGGATGTCGCCCTGTTCGCCACCGGCCCCGGCGCCGAGCGTGCCCACGGCGTGATCGAGCAGAACGTGATCTACTCGATCATCCGCAAGGCGCTGGGCTGGGACAAGTAA
- a CDS encoding outer membrane lipoprotein carrier protein LolA translates to MTRFSDTARTLMLGLGAGTLALGLVPALPASLAPAPLAAQSASDLDAVVAALRGISTMRADFTQTDRAGNVAAGVMTLKRPGKIRFDYGKDSDLLVISNGKSLFVVDYEVAQVERWPIGNSPLGALFDPQRDVKRYGKLIPTSNKDVISVEVRDPKKPEFGMINLIFVRKAAAPGGWQLAQWVALDAQNHRTRVQLSNQRYGVPVADSTFTFKDPRRTARRPG, encoded by the coding sequence ATGACCAGATTTTCCGACACCGCCCGCACCCTGATGCTCGGCCTTGGCGCCGGCACCCTCGCGCTCGGCCTTGTGCCGGCGCTTCCCGCCAGTCTCGCCCCTGCACCGCTCGCCGCGCAATCGGCCAGCGATCTCGATGCCGTGGTGGCCGCGCTGCGGGGCATTTCGACCATGCGCGCCGATTTCACCCAGACCGACCGCGCGGGCAATGTCGCGGCGGGCGTGATGACGCTGAAGCGGCCGGGCAAGATCCGCTTCGACTATGGCAAGGATTCGGACCTCCTCGTCATCTCCAACGGCAAGTCGCTGTTCGTGGTCGATTACGAGGTTGCGCAGGTCGAACGCTGGCCGATCGGCAATTCGCCGCTGGGCGCGCTGTTCGATCCGCAGCGCGACGTGAAGCGCTACGGCAAGCTGATCCCGACCAGCAACAAGGACGTCATCAGCGTCGAAGTGCGCGATCCCAAGAAGCCCGAATTCGGGATGATCAACCTCATCTTCGTGCGCAAGGCGGCCGCGCCCGGTGGCTGGCAGCTGGCCCAGTGGGTCGCGCTCGATGCGCAGAATCACCGCACCCGCGTGCAGCTGTCGAACCAGCGCTACGGCGTGCCGGTGGCCGACAGCACCTTCACCTTCAAAGACCCGCGCCGCACGGCCCGTCGACCGGGATGA
- the rpmG gene encoding 50S ribosomal protein L33, giving the protein MAKPSTVKIRLVSSEGTGFFYVTKKNPRNITEKMSFRKYDPVARKHVEFKEAKIK; this is encoded by the coding sequence ATGGCGAAGCCCAGCACCGTGAAGATCCGCCTCGTCTCGAGCGAAGGCACCGGCTTCTTCTACGTGACCAAGAAGAACCCGCGCAACATCACCGAGAAGATGAGCTTCCGGAAGTATGATCCCGTGGCGCGCAAGCATGTCGAATTCAAGGAAGCCAAGATCAAGTAA
- the arfB gene encoding alternative ribosome rescue aminoacyl-tRNA hydrolase ArfB, producing MDEPDAPEPLVSRALRLASESFLAGSGPGGQNANKVATEVELRVNIYALRLAPLVFARLRALAGAKLAGNGDLIITSKAHRTQEANRQDARAKLAALLEDAETEPKKRAKTRLNRVGKTERLKVKKVRGTVKANRSKPRAGDW from the coding sequence ATGGATGAACCGGACGCGCCCGAGCCGCTGGTGAGCCGCGCGCTCAGGCTGGCGAGCGAGAGCTTTCTCGCAGGCTCCGGCCCGGGCGGACAGAATGCCAACAAGGTCGCCACCGAAGTCGAGCTGCGCGTCAATATCTACGCCCTGAGGCTCGCTCCGCTGGTGTTCGCGCGGCTGCGGGCGCTGGCGGGCGCGAAACTGGCCGGGAACGGCGATCTGATCATCACCTCCAAGGCGCACCGGACGCAGGAAGCCAACCGCCAGGACGCCCGCGCCAAGCTCGCCGCGCTGCTCGAAGACGCCGAGACCGAACCCAAGAAACGCGCCAAGACCCGCCTCAACCGCGTCGGCAAGACCGAGCGGCTGAAGGTCAAGAAAGTGCGCGGAACGGTGAAGGCCAATCGCAGCAAGCCCCGCGCCGGAGACTGGTAA
- a CDS encoding RNA pseudouridine synthase: MTLPILYEDGEALVIDKPAGLPVDPPRKGGASLANHLEALKLGFQRPPVAVHRLDTDTSGCLLLARNPKALARFNRAFEDRLVGKTYLAILAGRPPGTSGTIELSLAKISSAEKGWRMIAAKKGKPAVSHWELVEQLGPHSLIRFRPETGRTHQLRVHALKGLGAPLLGDPVYGAGAVAGARRTMLHAESLTVTRAGKTPIEARAPLPADFAALGARDG, from the coding sequence ATGACCCTCCCCATCCTCTACGAAGACGGCGAGGCGCTGGTGATCGACAAGCCCGCCGGGCTCCCGGTCGATCCGCCGCGCAAGGGCGGGGCGAGTCTCGCAAACCATCTCGAAGCGCTGAAACTCGGCTTCCAGCGCCCGCCCGTGGCGGTGCACCGGCTGGATACGGACACGAGCGGCTGCCTGCTGCTCGCCCGCAATCCCAAGGCGCTCGCCCGCTTCAACCGCGCCTTTGAGGACCGCCTGGTGGGCAAGACCTATCTCGCGATCCTTGCCGGACGCCCGCCGGGCACCAGCGGCACGATCGAATTGTCGCTGGCGAAGATCAGCTCGGCCGAGAAAGGCTGGCGGATGATCGCGGCCAAGAAGGGCAAGCCCGCCGTCTCGCACTGGGAACTGGTCGAGCAGCTGGGGCCGCACAGCCTGATCCGCTTCCGCCCCGAAACCGGCCGCACCCACCAGCTGCGCGTCCATGCGTTGAAGGGCCTCGGCGCCCCGTTGCTGGGCGATCCGGTCTATGGCGCAGGCGCTGTCGCAGGCGCGCGGCGCACCATGCTCCATGCCGAGAGCCTCACTGTCACGCGTGCGGGCAAGACCCCGATCGAGGCCCGCGCACCCCTCCCCGCCGATTTCGCGGCGCTCGGCGCGCGCGATGGATGA
- the pabB gene encoding aminodeoxychorismate synthase component I, whose protein sequence is MGQPPPFVLLDDARAGEGAADALLYEAPRALFVAHRPDEVEAVLAAAEAARVDEGGALAGYLAYEAGLALEPKLAAQAAARSGAAGPLVWLGLFDAPRRIAAADVPVWLADRAEGTGTIGPMEPQLSPGGYAEAFATLNEAIRAGDIYQANLTYPLAGSFRGDPVGLYAALRDGSRAGYGGLIFDGSHWLLSFSPELFVALNGAEAKVKPMKGTRPRAADPAADRAAVEELASSVKDRAENLMIVDLMRNDLSRVAEAGSVHVDAPFAVESYPTVHQMVSTVRARLSPGKSAMDLVRALFPCGSITGAPKIRAMELLAEVERDARGPYCGAIGRIDADGNAAFNVAIRTLRLTPIENGQGSAVLGIGSAIVADSDAMAERRECEVKAGFLRRAAPRLTAAQCDLIETMRFEPDSGIALLERHLARMKASAEVLGFAFDRHALRNQIQALCFELDAPARVRLLVSRSGASALETAPVPPMLEEPAKVAALPNPLDPSDWRLAHKTSDRGFYDDALAAARSYGASEAVLVRADGLVTEGSWTSVFVDGPDGVLLTPPVTLGLLPGVLREELIASGRAREAELTLDDLANGFRIGNALRGLMKAQLI, encoded by the coding sequence ATGGGTCAGCCGCCGCCATTTGTTCTGCTTGATGATGCCCGCGCGGGAGAAGGCGCTGCCGACGCGCTGCTGTACGAAGCCCCGCGCGCGCTGTTCGTCGCTCACCGTCCGGACGAGGTCGAAGCCGTGCTCGCCGCGGCAGAGGCGGCGCGGGTGGACGAGGGCGGGGCGCTGGCGGGCTATCTCGCCTATGAGGCAGGCCTCGCGCTCGAGCCGAAGCTGGCAGCCCAAGCCGCCGCGCGCTCTGGTGCGGCCGGTCCGCTCGTATGGCTCGGGCTGTTCGATGCCCCGCGCCGGATTGCCGCCGCCGATGTCCCAGTCTGGCTCGCCGATCGGGCCGAGGGCACCGGCACGATCGGCCCGATGGAGCCGCAGCTCTCCCCCGGCGGCTATGCCGAGGCCTTTGCCACCCTCAACGAAGCGATCCGCGCCGGCGACATCTATCAGGCGAACCTCACCTACCCGCTCGCCGGCTCGTTCCGCGGCGATCCGGTCGGGCTCTACGCCGCCCTGCGCGATGGGAGCCGCGCGGGATATGGCGGACTGATTTTCGACGGATCGCACTGGCTGTTGAGCTTCTCGCCCGAGCTGTTCGTCGCCCTCAATGGCGCCGAGGCGAAGGTCAAGCCGATGAAGGGCACCCGCCCCCGTGCCGCCGATCCGGCAGCGGACCGCGCGGCGGTGGAGGAGCTTGCCTCCTCGGTGAAGGACCGCGCCGAGAACCTCATGATCGTCGATCTGATGCGAAATGATCTGTCGCGCGTGGCCGAGGCGGGGAGCGTCCATGTCGATGCGCCCTTCGCGGTCGAGAGCTATCCGACGGTGCACCAGATGGTCTCGACCGTGCGTGCGCGCCTCAGCCCCGGCAAGAGCGCGATGGATCTGGTGCGGGCGCTGTTCCCCTGCGGCTCGATCACCGGCGCACCCAAGATCCGCGCGATGGAACTGCTGGCCGAGGTGGAGCGCGATGCGCGCGGGCCTTACTGCGGGGCGATTGGCCGGATCGACGCAGACGGAAACGCCGCCTTCAACGTCGCCATCCGCACCCTGCGCCTCACGCCCATCGAAAACGGCCAGGGCTCTGCCGTGCTCGGCATCGGCTCGGCGATTGTCGCGGACAGCGATGCGATGGCCGAACGGCGCGAATGCGAGGTCAAGGCGGGCTTCCTGCGCCGCGCTGCACCGAGGCTCACCGCTGCGCAGTGCGATCTGATCGAGACCATGCGCTTCGAGCCGGACAGCGGTATCGCCCTACTCGAACGCCATCTCGCGCGGATGAAGGCGAGCGCCGAAGTGCTCGGCTTTGCCTTTGATCGCCATGCCCTGAGGAACCAGATCCAGGCCCTGTGTTTCGAACTCGACGCGCCTGCCCGCGTGCGCCTGCTGGTCTCGCGCAGCGGGGCGAGCGCGCTGGAGACCGCGCCGGTGCCGCCGATGCTGGAGGAGCCGGCGAAGGTCGCAGCCCTCCCCAATCCGCTCGACCCCAGCGACTGGCGACTGGCGCACAAGACCTCCGACCGCGGCTTCTACGATGACGCCCTTGCCGCCGCCCGCAGCTATGGCGCTAGCGAAGCCGTGCTGGTGCGCGCCGATGGGTTGGTGACCGAGGGCAGCTGGACCAGCGTCTTTGTAGACGGGCCGGACGGCGTGTTGCTGACCCCGCCTGTTACCCTCGGCCTGCTGCCCGGTGTGCTGCGCGAGGAGCTGATCGCGAGCGGACGCGCGCGCGAGGCGGAATTGACACTCGATGATCTGGCGAACGGCTTCCGGATCGGCAACGCCCTGCGCGGGCTGATGAAGGCACAGCTGATATGA
- a CDS encoding helicase HerA-like domain-containing protein, which produces MTDTASDIFLGLGADGSRQALALSRSNRHGLIAGATGTGKTVTLQGIAESFSAAGVPVFLADVKGDLSGIAMPGSPTFKHADKLESRAKELGIADYAYADNPVIFWDLYGEQGHPIRTTVSEMGPLLLSRLLDLNEMQEGVLQIIFRYADENGLLLLDFADLAALLAWANENAATLSGTYGNVTKPSVGSIQRQLLSFEAQGADHFFGEPALEIGDFLKVDEKGRGYVNVLAADKLMRSPKLYATFLLWLLSELFESLPEVGDPEKPKLVFFFDEAHLLFDDAPKALQDTIEQVVRLIRSKGVGVFFVTQNPIDIPEEVAGQLGNRVQHALRAFTPRDQRAIKAAAETFRVNPRLDVESVITELKVGEALVSTLDEDGAPTIVERTLIKPPRSRLGPVEPKERAIIQSVSPVEGKYDTRADRESAAEVLAAKAADAAATAVEVAEKGREEVGKRERKRPSMWEKAGKSAMTAAGGSLASMAVAAVLGKKSSADPLRTGATAFVRNLLGGLMR; this is translated from the coding sequence ATGACGGACACGGCAAGCGACATCTTTCTCGGCCTTGGCGCGGATGGATCGCGCCAGGCGCTGGCGCTGAGCCGCTCGAACCGCCACGGGCTGATCGCCGGGGCGACCGGCACCGGCAAGACGGTGACCTTGCAGGGCATTGCCGAAAGCTTCTCCGCCGCCGGGGTGCCGGTGTTCCTCGCCGATGTGAAGGGCGATCTGTCGGGCATCGCCATGCCGGGCTCGCCCACCTTCAAGCACGCCGACAAGCTTGAATCGCGGGCGAAGGAACTGGGCATCGCCGACTATGCCTATGCCGACAACCCGGTGATTTTCTGGGACCTTTACGGCGAGCAGGGCCACCCGATCCGCACCACGGTGTCGGAGATGGGCCCGCTGCTGCTGTCGCGCCTGCTCGATCTCAACGAGATGCAGGAAGGCGTGCTGCAGATTATCTTCCGCTATGCCGACGAGAACGGGCTGCTGCTGCTCGACTTCGCCGATCTCGCCGCGCTGCTGGCATGGGCGAACGAGAATGCGGCGACGCTTTCGGGCACCTATGGCAATGTCACCAAGCCCTCGGTCGGCTCGATCCAGCGCCAGCTGCTGAGCTTTGAGGCGCAGGGCGCGGACCATTTCTTCGGCGAGCCTGCGCTGGAGATCGGCGACTTTCTCAAGGTGGACGAGAAGGGGCGCGGCTATGTGAATGTGCTGGCCGCCGACAAGCTGATGCGCAGCCCCAAGCTCTATGCCACCTTCCTCCTGTGGCTATTGTCCGAACTGTTTGAATCGCTTCCCGAAGTCGGCGATCCGGAAAAGCCCAAGCTGGTGTTCTTCTTCGACGAGGCGCACCTCTTGTTCGACGATGCGCCCAAGGCCTTGCAGGACACCATCGAACAGGTGGTGCGCCTGATCCGGTCCAAGGGCGTGGGGGTGTTCTTCGTCACCCAGAACCCGATCGATATCCCCGAGGAAGTCGCGGGCCAATTGGGCAACCGCGTCCAGCACGCCCTGCGCGCCTTCACCCCGCGCGATCAGCGCGCGATCAAGGCGGCGGCGGAGACCTTCCGCGTCAATCCCAGGCTCGATGTCGAGAGCGTGATCACCGAACTGAAGGTGGGCGAGGCGCTGGTCTCGACGCTCGACGAGGACGGTGCGCCGACGATTGTCGAGCGCACGCTGATCAAGCCGCCGCGTTCGCGCCTCGGGCCGGTGGAGCCCAAGGAGCGGGCGATCATCCAGTCGGTCAGTCCGGTGGAGGGCAAATACGACACCCGCGCCGACCGCGAGAGCGCTGCCGAAGTGCTGGCCGCCAAGGCCGCCGATGCCGCCGCCACCGCCGTGGAAGTGGCCGAAAAGGGCCGTGAGGAAGTGGGCAAGCGCGAGCGCAAAAGGCCTTCCATGTGGGAGAAGGCGGGCAAGAGCGCGATGACGGCAGCGGGCGGCTCGCTCGCCTCAATGGCGGTCGCTGCGGTGCTCGGCAAGAAGTCGAGCGCTGACCCGCTGCGCACCGGCGCAACCGCCTTTGTCAGGAACCTGCTGGGCGGGCTGATGCGCTGA
- a CDS encoding VOC family protein, whose amino-acid sequence MIGYVTLGTNDLPRAAAFYDAIATHFGVGRMMDTEAFIAWGEWGGAPGIAATVPFDGQPATVGNGVMVALEVKAPDDVHAVYDIAMAHGGSDEGAPGPRGDDGFYAGYFRDPDGNKLNVFCMVQPAES is encoded by the coding sequence ATGATCGGCTACGTTACCCTTGGCACCAATGATCTGCCGCGCGCGGCGGCGTTCTATGATGCGATTGCCACGCATTTTGGCGTGGGGCGGATGATGGATACGGAAGCCTTCATCGCCTGGGGCGAATGGGGCGGCGCGCCCGGCATCGCGGCGACGGTGCCGTTCGACGGCCAGCCCGCGACCGTGGGCAACGGCGTGATGGTCGCGCTCGAGGTGAAGGCGCCCGATGATGTCCACGCGGTCTATGACATCGCCATGGCCCACGGCGGCAGCGATGAAGGCGCGCCCGGCCCGCGCGGGGATGACGGCTTTTATGCGGGCTATTTCCGCGATCCGGACGGCAACAAGCTCAACGTGTTCTGCATGGTGCAGCCGGCCGAATCTTGA